Proteins encoded together in one Sylvia atricapilla isolate bSylAtr1 chromosome 2, bSylAtr1.pri, whole genome shotgun sequence window:
- the GATD3 gene encoding glutamine amidotransferase-like class 1 domain-containing protein 3, mitochondrial: MLTSRGPALCTALRRAAPGGLAAFHSSARRCRGARVAVVLSGCGVYDGTEIHEASAVLVHLSRGGAEVQMYAPDVPQMHVIDHSKGQPAEAESRNVLVESARIARGKIASLAKLTTADHDAVIFPGGFGAAKNLSTFAVDGKDCKVNREVERVLKDFHKAGKPIGLCCISPVLAAKVLSGAEVTVGHEEEEGGKWPYAGTAGAIKELGAKHCVKEVTEAHVDTKNKVVTTPAFMCETALHHIFDGIGAMVKNVLKLTGK; the protein is encoded by the exons ATGCTGACCTCCCGAGGCCCGGCCTTGTGCACCGCACTGCGGCGGGCAGCGCCCGGCGGCCTCGCTGCCTTCCACTCCTCCGCTCGGCGCTGCCGCGGCGCCCGCGTCGCTGTG GTCCTGTCTGGCTGTGGTGTCTATGATGGCACAGAAATCCACGAGGCGTCAGC TGTATTGGTACACCTGAGCCGTGGGGGAGCTGAGGTTCAGATGTATGCTCCAGATGTCCCTCAGATGCATGTCATTGACCACAGTAAAGGACAACCAGCTGAAGCTGAGTCAAG GAATGTTTTGGTGGAATCTGCGAGGATTGCGCGTGGTAAAATCGCGAGCCTGGCGAAGCTCACCACGGCAGACCATGATGCTGTGATATTCCCCGGTGGATTCGGAGCTGCCAAAAACTT ATCCACCTTTGCTGTTGATGGGAAGGATTGCAAGGTGAACAGAGAAGTCGAGCGAGTCCTGAAAGACTTCCACAAAGCAGGCAAACCTATTGG cctgtgctgcatttccccagtgctggcagcaaagGTGCTCTCTGGTGCTGAGGTAACTGTGGGCCAcgaggaagaggaaggaggcaAGTGGCCTTATGCTGGGACTGCAGGAGCCATCAAAGAGCTGGGAGCAAAGCACTGCGTGAAAGAAGTGACC GAAGCTCATGTGGACACAAAAAATAAGGTGGTGACCACCCCAGCATTTATGTGTGAAACAGCATTACACCATATCTTTGATGGCATTGGGGCAATGGTAAAGAATGTACTAAAATTAACTggcaaataa